Proteins encoded together in one Microbacterium sp. ABRD28 window:
- a CDS encoding sulfatase-like hydrolase/transferase, whose translation MRHTNVVVIITDQQRADLTRREGYPLDVTPFVDTLAQRGAWFSGAYTTAPVCAPARTSVLTGRFPSAHGVTQNAARDSALRTADIFSVARAAGYATALVGKNHTYLEARDVDEYIEFSHNGQITGPRSAEEEAFDEWLTHLRHRTSTSPSPGGVEVQNPHRLVSHALGWLDALESDAPFLLYLAFPEPHNPYQAPAGYFDVFPPEDIPDPRVGAEFLDDAPFEYRHLRRIGESGEPDYSEKIPRARANYLGMLRLIDDQIARFTAGLAERGVLDDTLLLVTSDHGDYFGEYGLMRKGAGISDFLMRVPLVVSGPDVAERGRIDAQLVSLADILPTVCDYLGVGVPVGVQGRSLRGVWTASEQPDRFDDVYGEQGIGGARFTPRGLDGRPLPGLPVGGEPEGAPTFDELNAVTQAGRMRMLRSGPWKLIVEHADAARPVIRLHHLPTDPAEIRDVSAAPEHRDVLADLMRRLVLRQIEVEDVLPVPSDGYERAGTAPGGGQRT comes from the coding sequence ATGAGACACACGAACGTCGTCGTCATCATCACCGATCAGCAGCGGGCCGACCTCACCCGGCGGGAGGGCTACCCCCTGGATGTGACGCCCTTCGTCGACACATTGGCGCAGCGCGGCGCGTGGTTCTCCGGCGCATACACGACAGCGCCGGTATGCGCCCCGGCGCGAACGAGCGTGCTCACCGGGCGGTTCCCCAGTGCGCACGGGGTGACGCAGAATGCGGCCCGCGACAGCGCTCTTCGCACGGCGGACATCTTCTCGGTCGCCCGCGCGGCGGGCTACGCCACGGCTCTGGTGGGGAAGAACCACACCTACCTCGAGGCGCGAGACGTCGACGAGTACATCGAGTTCAGCCACAACGGGCAGATCACCGGTCCGCGCAGCGCGGAGGAGGAGGCCTTCGACGAGTGGCTGACGCACCTGCGTCATCGCACGTCGACCTCGCCGTCGCCGGGCGGCGTCGAGGTGCAGAATCCGCACCGTCTGGTCAGTCACGCGCTGGGGTGGCTCGACGCGCTCGAATCGGACGCTCCCTTCCTGCTCTACCTCGCCTTCCCCGAACCCCACAATCCCTACCAGGCGCCGGCGGGCTACTTCGACGTCTTCCCGCCGGAGGACATCCCCGACCCGCGCGTGGGCGCGGAGTTCCTCGACGACGCCCCCTTCGAATACCGGCATCTGCGCCGGATCGGTGAGAGCGGGGAACCCGACTACAGCGAGAAGATCCCGCGTGCGCGCGCGAACTACCTCGGCATGCTCCGCCTCATCGACGATCAGATCGCACGGTTCACCGCCGGGCTCGCCGAACGCGGCGTTCTCGACGACACGCTCCTTCTCGTGACCTCCGATCACGGCGACTACTTCGGGGAGTACGGCCTGATGCGCAAGGGCGCCGGGATCTCCGATTTCCTCATGCGCGTGCCCCTGGTCGTCTCAGGTCCCGACGTTGCGGAGCGGGGTCGCATTGACGCGCAGCTGGTAAGCCTCGCCGACATCCTCCCGACGGTGTGCGACTACCTCGGGGTCGGGGTGCCCGTCGGGGTGCAGGGCCGGTCTCTGCGAGGAGTGTGGACGGCGTCGGAACAGCCCGACCGATTCGACGACGTCTACGGCGAGCAGGGAATCGGTGGCGCGCGGTTTACGCCTCGAGGGCTCGACGGGCGCCCCCTTCCCGGTCTTCCCGTCGGGGGTGAGCCCGAGGGCGCACCGACCTTCGATGAGCTGAACGCGGTCACCCAGGCCGGGCGCATGAGGATGCTGCGCTCAGGGCCGTGGAAGCTCATCGTCGAACACGCCGATGCGGCCAGGCCCGTCATCCGCCTTCATCACCTGCCGACCGATCCCGCTGAGATCCGCGATGTCTCTGCCGCGCCCGAGCACCGAGACGTGCTCGCCGACCTGATGCGGCGCCTCGTCCTCCGCCAGATCGAGGTCGAAGACGTGCTCCCGGTGCCGAGCGATGGGTACGAACGGGCCGGGACCGCGCCCGGCGGGGGTCAGCGCACCTGA
- a CDS encoding LacI family DNA-binding transcriptional regulator yields the protein MNATPAGPTIASAKRPTIVDVAHHAGVSVASASKVLRDAYGVSAAMKERVRAAMKELDYRPSAAARAMRGQTYTVGLVVADIDNQFVSLLVDGITDALRSTNYDVLIGPAGNDVATQARMIDALIEHRMDGLLLFAPYASAAKLADVAAQTPTVVISRHGLAPEYDTVAGDDLGGARAVIDHLVELGHSRIAFVGHDDGPGLDPLSPQQMRERGYREAMAAHGLVDEIDIVRTAWSEKGGHDAAREILDRADRPTAIFAGADVAAIALMSACADRGISIPDELSLVGYDNTRIAALRPVSLTSVDQGARDIGAVAATRLLERIAGRAQSTQSVHPTTLVVRRSTAAPQRVAQVR from the coding sequence ATGAACGCCACCCCGGCCGGCCCGACGATCGCCTCGGCCAAGCGTCCCACCATCGTCGATGTCGCGCATCATGCGGGCGTGTCTGTGGCCTCGGCATCCAAGGTGCTCCGTGACGCCTACGGTGTCAGCGCTGCGATGAAAGAGCGTGTCCGCGCGGCGATGAAGGAGCTCGACTACCGACCTTCGGCCGCTGCCCGAGCCATGCGCGGCCAGACGTACACGGTCGGCCTGGTCGTGGCCGACATCGACAACCAGTTCGTCTCCCTCCTTGTTGACGGGATCACCGACGCCCTTCGATCGACGAACTACGACGTCCTCATCGGCCCTGCGGGCAACGACGTCGCTACGCAGGCGCGGATGATCGACGCGCTCATCGAGCACCGGATGGACGGACTGTTGCTGTTCGCCCCCTATGCCTCTGCCGCCAAGCTCGCAGATGTAGCCGCTCAGACCCCGACTGTGGTCATCTCGCGCCACGGTCTGGCGCCGGAATACGACACCGTCGCCGGCGACGACCTCGGCGGCGCTCGCGCCGTCATCGACCACCTCGTCGAGCTGGGGCACTCGCGCATCGCGTTCGTGGGGCACGACGACGGTCCCGGGCTCGACCCGCTGTCACCGCAGCAGATGCGCGAGCGGGGCTATCGCGAAGCGATGGCGGCGCACGGCCTCGTCGACGAGATCGACATCGTGCGAACCGCCTGGAGCGAGAAGGGCGGCCACGACGCCGCTCGCGAGATCCTCGATCGAGCGGACCGACCGACGGCCATCTTCGCAGGGGCAGACGTCGCCGCCATCGCGCTCATGAGCGCGTGCGCCGACCGCGGCATCTCGATCCCCGATGAGCTGTCGCTCGTGGGCTACGACAACACCCGCATCGCGGCGCTGCGGCCGGTGTCGCTGACGAGCGTCGACCAGGGGGCGCGTGACATCGGCGCCGTCGCGGCGACCCGGCTCCTGGAGCGGATCGCCGGCCGCGCCCAGAGCACGCAATCCGTTCACCCCACGACGCTGGTGGTGCGGCGAAGCACCGCCGCGCCGCAGCGCGTCGCTCAGGTGCGCTGA
- a CDS encoding carbohydrate ABC transporter permease, whose translation MSSALARRTRITGGIRYILLALFAVPWVLVPLWLLVVNSFKTERAAADLTLALPEEWRLLENYAAVFADGNYLTGLRNSLLVAIPTIAAVLILGAMAAWAYARSRSMTLQGLYYLSALSILLPPAVIPTIFVLTTLGIDGSLAGYALMMIGTKMGLFVFLATGFVKGIPMEIEESAAIDGASRVRTFFQILLPLLRPVMFVGAVLLIIAVWNDLFFAQLLLRGPDNATLPVALFSFASASMNIIRWNEVFAHVVLSSLPLVIVYIIAQRQVLAGLTEGGVKG comes from the coding sequence ATGAGCTCCGCTCTCGCGCGTCGGACTCGAATCACCGGCGGCATCCGCTACATCCTTTTGGCTCTCTTCGCCGTTCCCTGGGTGCTCGTTCCGCTCTGGCTGCTGGTCGTGAACTCCTTCAAGACAGAGCGGGCTGCCGCCGACCTCACCCTCGCCCTCCCTGAGGAGTGGCGACTGCTGGAGAACTACGCTGCCGTCTTCGCGGACGGCAACTACCTGACGGGCCTGCGGAACAGTCTTCTCGTGGCGATCCCCACGATCGCCGCGGTGCTGATCCTCGGCGCGATGGCCGCATGGGCCTATGCGCGTTCGCGCTCCATGACGCTGCAGGGCCTGTACTACCTCAGTGCCCTGTCCATCCTGCTTCCGCCCGCCGTGATCCCCACGATCTTCGTGCTGACGACGCTGGGGATCGACGGGTCGTTGGCGGGATACGCCCTCATGATGATCGGCACGAAGATGGGTCTCTTCGTCTTCCTCGCCACCGGGTTCGTCAAGGGCATTCCGATGGAGATCGAGGAGTCGGCGGCCATCGACGGTGCGTCACGAGTGCGCACGTTCTTCCAGATCCTCCTGCCGCTTCTTCGGCCGGTGATGTTCGTCGGCGCCGTGCTGTTGATCATCGCCGTGTGGAACGACCTGTTCTTCGCTCAGCTTCTGTTGCGCGGTCCCGACAACGCGACGCTGCCGGTGGCACTGTTCTCGTTCGCCTCCGCGTCGATGAACATCATCCGCTGGAACGAGGTCTTCGCCCACGTGGTCCTGTCGAGTCTGCCGCTCGTGATCGTCTACATCATCGCCCAGCGCCAGGTGCTCGCGGGGCTCACCGAAGGAGGGGTCAAGGGATGA
- a CDS encoding alpha-N-arabinofuranosidase, whose product MQRAEVADDPLGRESPLRVRVALDSERVVGDIDRRLFGGFVEHMGRGVYGGIYAPGHPSADERGFRRDVIDLVRELGVTTVRYPGGNFVSGFHWEDSVGPRELRPTRLNLAWHSSETNEVGIHEFAEWLSEVDAELMLAVNLGTRGTREAIEFLEYVNISAPTRLSQWRSENGRAEPFGVKMWCLGNEMDGPWQLGQRTPEDYGILAAQTAKAMRQVDPDLELVACGSSHAAMPTFGEWEKVVLTHTYDDVDYLSCHAYYEPEPDDRASFLGSAVNMDRFIDAVVATADHVKAVRGSSKTIAVSFDEWNVWYSSRLPEQLPRAADDWPLAPPLSEEDYTVTDGVVVGDLLMSLLRHADRVRSASLAQIVNVIAPIAAPDNGPAWRKATFHPFALTARHARGRSLDVVIDTPGHHTAVHGDTPFVSVAATHDPGRGGAVFLVNRHESAAAEVTVELSGALAVLVVAEAVTLHDPDLDAQNSAVFPDRVSPRPNRSVRQQPGALSVQLPPVSWTMVRLVDAEADEG is encoded by the coding sequence ATGCAGCGCGCAGAGGTGGCAGACGACCCCCTCGGACGGGAAAGCCCGTTGCGCGTGCGGGTCGCGCTGGACTCCGAACGAGTCGTCGGCGACATCGATCGGCGTCTTTTCGGAGGCTTCGTCGAGCACATGGGCCGCGGGGTGTACGGAGGCATCTACGCCCCCGGTCATCCGAGTGCGGACGAGCGCGGGTTCCGACGCGATGTGATCGACCTTGTTCGCGAGTTAGGTGTGACCACCGTCCGCTATCCCGGCGGCAACTTCGTCTCGGGCTTCCATTGGGAGGACAGCGTCGGCCCCCGGGAGCTTCGGCCGACGCGCCTGAACCTGGCCTGGCACAGCAGTGAGACCAATGAGGTAGGCATTCACGAATTCGCAGAATGGCTCAGCGAGGTCGACGCGGAACTCATGCTCGCCGTCAATCTCGGAACGCGGGGTACGCGGGAGGCGATCGAGTTCCTGGAGTACGTCAACATCTCCGCGCCGACGCGCTTGTCGCAGTGGCGCTCCGAGAACGGGCGCGCCGAGCCGTTCGGCGTGAAGATGTGGTGTCTGGGAAACGAGATGGACGGTCCCTGGCAGCTGGGTCAGCGCACCCCCGAGGACTACGGCATACTCGCTGCGCAGACCGCCAAGGCCATGCGGCAGGTCGATCCGGATCTCGAGCTGGTGGCCTGCGGGTCCTCTCACGCGGCGATGCCGACCTTCGGGGAGTGGGAGAAGGTGGTCCTCACCCACACGTACGACGACGTGGACTACCTTTCGTGTCACGCGTACTACGAACCCGAGCCGGACGATCGCGCCTCGTTCCTCGGTTCCGCGGTGAACATGGACCGCTTCATCGACGCTGTCGTCGCGACGGCGGATCACGTCAAAGCCGTGCGGGGGAGCAGCAAGACCATCGCGGTCTCCTTCGACGAATGGAACGTGTGGTACTCCTCCCGTCTGCCCGAGCAGCTGCCCCGGGCTGCGGATGATTGGCCACTGGCGCCCCCGCTCAGCGAGGAGGACTACACCGTCACCGACGGGGTGGTGGTCGGAGACCTCCTCATGTCGTTGCTCCGGCACGCGGATCGGGTGCGAAGCGCCTCGTTGGCCCAGATCGTGAACGTCATCGCGCCGATCGCCGCTCCGGACAACGGGCCGGCATGGCGAAAAGCCACCTTCCACCCCTTCGCGCTGACCGCGCGCCACGCCCGAGGGCGGAGCCTCGACGTCGTGATCGATACCCCCGGTCACCACACAGCCGTCCATGGCGACACGCCCTTCGTCTCCGTCGCGGCAACGCATGACCCGGGTCGTGGGGGCGCGGTCTTCCTCGTGAACCGTCACGAGTCGGCCGCGGCAGAGGTCACCGTCGAGTTGAGCGGCGCCCTGGCCGTGCTGGTCGTGGCCGAAGCGGTGACGCTCCACGACCCGGATCTCGATGCGCAAAATTCCGCCGTCTTCCCCGATCGGGTCAGTCCTCGACCGAACCGGTCTGTCCGGCAACAGCCAGGCGCGCTGTCGGTGCAGCTCCCACCGGTGTCGTGGACGATGGTGCGGCTCGTGGATGCCGAGGCGGACGAAGGATGA
- a CDS encoding sugar ABC transporter permease, which yields MVTQLQAPPVSSPAGSASALPAGPRPRRRVTRRTWPFIIPSIVLICVFFTVPFLLNLPFAFSSWTGYSSDIALVGLSNFELLASRGILWTSTAVTVVYAVICMLVQNVVSLSLAFALRDNTWGNTFFRSLFFLPVLISPLAGGYIWRAILDPEGPLNAAIGVVVPGFSFAWLGDPVWALFSVAFVDAWKWCGIATLVYIAGINSVPRELLEAAEIDGAPPWTRFWKVTFPLLAPAFTFNVVTTLIGALTAYDVVASMTQGGPGDSTSTLNFAVVQQFGYSFFGVASSLNLFVTLLVIVVAIPLVSWLRRREISA from the coding sequence CCCCGGCGGCGTGTCACCCGCCGCACGTGGCCGTTCATCATCCCCTCGATCGTCCTCATCTGCGTCTTCTTCACCGTTCCGTTCCTGCTGAACCTCCCGTTCGCCTTCTCGTCGTGGACCGGATACTCCTCGGACATCGCCTTGGTGGGACTGTCGAACTTCGAACTCCTCGCTTCGCGCGGCATCCTGTGGACCAGCACCGCTGTCACGGTGGTGTACGCCGTCATCTGCATGCTCGTGCAGAACGTCGTGAGTCTGTCGCTGGCTTTCGCGCTACGGGACAACACGTGGGGCAACACGTTCTTCCGCTCGCTCTTCTTCCTCCCGGTCCTCATCTCGCCGCTGGCAGGCGGCTACATCTGGCGGGCGATCCTCGACCCGGAGGGGCCGCTCAACGCGGCCATCGGTGTGGTCGTCCCCGGCTTCAGCTTCGCCTGGCTCGGCGACCCCGTGTGGGCTCTGTTCTCGGTGGCTTTCGTCGATGCCTGGAAGTGGTGCGGTATCGCCACTCTGGTCTACATCGCCGGCATCAACAGCGTGCCGCGTGAGCTTCTCGAAGCGGCTGAGATCGACGGGGCGCCGCCCTGGACGAGATTCTGGAAGGTCACCTTCCCGCTTCTCGCGCCCGCGTTCACCTTCAACGTGGTCACCACCCTGATCGGTGCCCTCACCGCCTACGATGTCGTCGCCTCGATGACCCAGGGTGGCCCCGGTGACAGCACCTCGACACTCAACTTCGCCGTCGTTCAGCAGTTCGGCTATTCGTTCTTCGGCGTGGCCAGTTCGCTGAACCTCTTCGTGACGCTCCTCGTGATCGTCGTCGCGATCCCACTCGTCTCGTGGCTGCGCAGAAGGGAGATCTCCGCATGA